CGGGGAACCCGATCCTCTCAGCTATCCTCACTGCCTCAGCGCTGGACCGAGCGACGCCGAACCTCGGCACAGGCAAGCCGTAGCTCTCGCAGAAGAGCAGTGCCTCGTGCTCCAGGAGCTTCACTCTACCTTCAGCGCGAACGGTCGCGAGCAGAGCTTTAGGATTCGGAGCCAACTTCGCCCTCGCTGAAAACCTCGTCAAAAGACTAAATACCATGAAGTTAACCTGTAAGACACTCCGGAACCTCAGCCGCCGAGAACCGCACAACAGCTGCAGACTTCAACAAACGTCTAAACCTAGAGCCGCAACCCGGCGTCTCGCCAGGATCCTAAAACCTACCCAGTGCGCAGCACTCGACTGTTCTCTAAGTAGAGGCTAGTGGTCTTCCGGGAGATATTTTACTGTGATCGAATCCGTGCTGCGGACAGCGCAGCCGTACTCTTCTAGCGTGCGGTAGAGCAGGTCGAGGTCGAGGGCCTCCCCCTCTACTGTGAGCTTTACAGTCTCAGTTTTCAAATCTACTTCAACGATATCCGCGGTAACCTGCGAGGCACCTGAGTGCTCGCAGATGCCTGCCGCCAGGCGCGGGAGGGGTAGCTCTCGCGGCTTGAGGACATCGAGCACAACTCTAACTACTCGGCTAGGCACTAAGTACCACCTAGGAGCAGGGCTGTGAGCAGAACTGCTGCCCCCGACACTACCATAGCTAACCCGTAGCGGAGGGGTGCCCCGCCAGCGATTCTGCTGAGGAAGAAGCCGAGCATGAGGAGCGCGGTGAAGCCGAGAGCTATAGAGGTAGCTACCGCTAAGTGGAAGTCGAGAAGCCCAATAGCTGAGGCTGTGACAGGTGACGCTACGAGGAGGGCCCCGAGCGCCGGAGCGGAGGCGTCGATGAGCGCAGCGATTATAGCGGCAGTTTTCTGGGCGTGGCTGAGGAGCGTTGAGCTGAGGTCTCTCAGCATTGCTTTCTCGAGCTCTTCTATCTCTCTCTGCCTCTCCGCGTACTCGGTGAGGAGAGCTCCCGTGAACCCGGAGACCCCCATAGCTGCGCTTGCCGCGAGCCCAGCGCTGACTATCAGCGCAGGGTTCCTGCCGCCGGCCAGGTAGTAGCCGGCTACGAAGCCGAGCATGGTGAGTAACCCGTCGAAGAAATTCATGGCGAAGTACCTTCTAGCGATCTTCGGGAAGTCCGTTGCGCGGATAAGCGATAAAACAGTACTCAACTTCGAGAGCAGCCCCTGCTCACTTCTCATATACTACTGGATTCACTCGCTCCCAAAATATAAACGCTGCGCGCTCGGGGGCTCAGGGGGGCAGGCTCGCTTCGACGAGCTGCAGAGTGACGTGTGCTTCGATGAAAGCTGCTACAGCGATCAGCAGCGCGGAGACCAGCAGCCCTTTGAGGTAGCTTTCCGCGGCTCTGCCGAGGTCCCCCTCCTTCTTCATGATTCTCCGCCAAAGCTCGAGCCCGAAAGCCGTGGAGGCAGCAGAAGAGTAGATGAACGCGGGCACCTCTACCACGCCGTGGGGGAGGATCGACAGGGCGAGAAGGCTTGGAGAGAGCCTCGCGGACGCCTGAACCAGCACCGCTCCGATGACGACGCCGTTGATGAAAATTAGGAGTGCGGGCCCCGCTACCACGAGCCCCGAGACTGCGATCAGGAAGAGTACCCGCAGGTTGTTCGAGAGGATCACCATGGCGAGGAAGAACCTCTCCTGGAGTAGCCACCTGCTGGGCTCGCCGAAGAAGCTTCTCAAGTCGAGCACAGCTGGGCCAGATGCCCAGCCGATCGCGAGACCCAGGGAGAAGACTAGCGTCATAACTGCGAGGAGCCTAGCTAGCAGCTTCATAGGCTTCTAAAGCGCTCCAGAACAAAATACTTTTCCCCAGCCGCCGTCGCGCCTGGAGACTGCTAGGCTTTTCTCACCTGCGCGAGCAGCGGGTGCGTGTGCTCGATGGGGAGGAAGCGCGGGTTATAGTTCTCGCGGGGCACCAGCTTCCTGGCGCCTCTGGGGCAGCGCTCGACGCAGAGACCGCAGCCCATGCACTTGGCAGGGTCAACGGATGCTTTGCCCTGCGGCGAGGGCTGCACGGCGCTGAAAGAGCAGAGCTTCGCGCACACTCCGCAGTTCTCGAGCCCGGCGCACTTCTCGCCATCTATGCTCGCGAGTAGGGGGCCTGGGTAGACTCCCTCCCCGGTGAGGATGTAGCTTCTCGTCGGGATACAGTATCGCGCGTCGCAGTTGCAGATGACGAAAGCCCAGTTTTTCGCCTTGAAGCACGCGAACACTTCGTGGATGAGATTCCGCTCGTGGAACTCTCTCAGCAGCTTCTTCGCCTCCTCCTTAGAGATGAACCTGTAGTCCTCGGGGTGCGCCGCCTTGTAGGCGCGGGCACCGTACATGATCACCATGTCCGTGTAGTAGGGCTCCTCCTTGACACCGATACCCCGCTTGCAGACGCAGGGGCCTATCGCGATGTGCGTGTCCTCTGGGAGGCTGTCGATCAGCCTCAACGCTGCTTCATGCTCGACAACGACGCCGTGGGGGAGGAACCAGAGAGCCTTGCCGATAGCGGTGAGGATCGCGCGGCCCGGCCTAGTCCCGCTGAGGAGCCTGTTCTTGAGGAGCTTGTCTATAAGCCAGACGACCCCCGGCTCTATCTTCGCGTAGAAAGCGTGGAGCCACACCTGGAACCGGGACTCCTCCGCGAAACCCTCATCCGTGAAAATGTGGAGAGCCGCCAGCGCAAGGGCTGACGCGGCGGAGGCTAGCGCTAGCATACGGGCAGCTCACAGGCACAGCATATAAGCTTAACCGCGAAGAGGTGTTAGGAAATCCGATTTCGCTGGGTTAAGCGCTCCAAGCGCTGCGTTTAATTCCAGGGAACGCGTCCGACCAGCGGGGCTGCATGATCTCAGCTGACGTCGCGGTTCTGGGGTGTGGGTGGGCCGGGGTCCTCGCAGCTCTAGAGCTAAAGTCGAGAGCACCCTCCTTGAGCGTCGTCTGCGTGGACGCGGATAGGAAGCCTGGCGGGCTGCTGAGGAGCGAGGAGCTGTGCGGCCACGTTTTCGACATCGGCGGGAGCCACGTGATTTTCTCGAAGAGCGCCGAGACCCTCAGCGAGATCCTCAGCCTGCTGGAGGGTAACTACGTGCAGCACGAGAGGAAGTCTTACGTCCTCTACAAAGGGGTCAAGGTCCCCTACCCTTTCGAGAACGGATTGCACGCTCTGCCGCCGGGGGATAGGGCGGAGATGCTGGTAAGCTTCGTCGAAGCGCTAGTTGAGCGCGCTGCTAGCGCGAGGGAGCCCGCGAGCCTTCAGGAGTGGATCAGGATGTTCTTCGGCAGAGCCATCGCGGAAGCGTACCTAGAGCCGTACAACAGGAAGATCTGGAAGCACGACCCCAGCGAGATCGACATAGACTGGGTGTACACGCCCGGCAGGCTCCCCTTTCCCGACTGGAGGGATGTCGTGAGGAGCGGCGCAGGGATCGAGACGAGAGGCTACCTCGAGCAGGCCCGCTTCTACTACCCCGCCAAGGGAGGTATTCAGGCTCTCTACGACGCCGCGAGGAGGCGTGCCGAAGCGCTGGGGGTAGTGTTCCTCTGGGGCGAGAAGGTATCCGAGCTGCGGAGAGATAGCGGGAAGTGGCTGGTGAACCGCGCGGTAGAGGCTAGGAGAGTGTTCTCCACGATCCCGCTGCGCGAGCTGGTCGCGGCGCTGAAGGCCCCTGAGGACGTTATCCGCGCAGCCGAGAAGCTCAGGTACAACAGAGTCGCCGTAGTGGGGCTCGCTCTGAGAAAGCCGGCGCCGCTCGAGCACTGGGTTTACGTCCCCCAAGGAGACGTGGTTTTCCACAGGTACGCTTGGATCTCCAACTACAGCGAGTGGAACGCGCCTAGGGGCTCCTCAACCCTGCAGGCTGAGATCACGCTGAGACCGGAGGATAGAGTTAAGGAAGCTGAAATCTTCGAGAGAACACTCGAGGGGTTGGAGAAGCTGGGTGTAGCAGGCAGCGAGGATGTGAAAGTGGCGGGCGTCTGGGTCCACGAGTACGGTTACCCCGTGTACTTGAAGGGTCACCGCAGTGCTCGAGAGGAGGTCGCCCGCTTCCTCGGCGAAGCCGGCGTGGTGAGCGTGGGCAGGTGGGGCTCCTGGCACTACTGGAACATGGATAGGGTTTACGTGGAAGTTAAGAGCACTGTCTCCAGGATCGTTTAGCTGCCGGGCCGCGCCGGCAAGAAGCTCGCAGCCAGGCTAAGGTGGCGGGCTGCAGCTGCCAGTGCGCGCTAGGAGGGGTGGACCAGCTTAACCTGGACTACCTTGAGCTCCGCCAGCCGGAAGTCGGTTGTGATCA
This region of Thermofilum sp. genomic DNA includes:
- a CDS encoding stage II sporulation protein M, with product MKLLARLLAVMTLVFSLGLAIGWASGPAVLDLRSFFGEPSRWLLQERFFLAMVILSNNLRVLFLIAVSGLVVAGPALLIFINGVVIGAVLVQASARLSPSLLALSILPHGVVEVPAFIYSSAASTAFGLELWRRIMKKEGDLGRAAESYLKGLLVSALLIAVAAFIEAHVTLQLVEASLPP
- a CDS encoding FAD-dependent oxidoreductase, which codes for MISADVAVLGCGWAGVLAALELKSRAPSLSVVCVDADRKPGGLLRSEELCGHVFDIGGSHVIFSKSAETLSEILSLLEGNYVQHERKSYVLYKGVKVPYPFENGLHALPPGDRAEMLVSFVEALVERAASAREPASLQEWIRMFFGRAIAEAYLEPYNRKIWKHDPSEIDIDWVYTPGRLPFPDWRDVVRSGAGIETRGYLEQARFYYPAKGGIQALYDAARRRAEALGVVFLWGEKVSELRRDSGKWLVNRAVEARRVFSTIPLRELVAALKAPEDVIRAAEKLRYNRVAVVGLALRKPAPLEHWVYVPQGDVVFHRYAWISNYSEWNAPRGSSTLQAEITLRPEDRVKEAEIFERTLEGLEKLGVAGSEDVKVAGVWVHEYGYPVYLKGHRSAREEVARFLGEAGVVSVGRWGSWHYWNMDRVYVEVKSTVSRIV
- a CDS encoding 4Fe-4S binding protein, with the protein product MLALASAASALALAALHIFTDEGFAEESRFQVWLHAFYAKIEPGVVWLIDKLLKNRLLSGTRPGRAILTAIGKALWFLPHGVVVEHEAALRLIDSLPEDTHIAIGPCVCKRGIGVKEEPYYTDMVIMYGARAYKAAHPEDYRFISKEEAKKLLREFHERNLIHEVFACFKAKNWAFVICNCDARYCIPTRSYILTGEGVYPGPLLASIDGEKCAGLENCGVCAKLCSFSAVQPSPQGKASVDPAKCMGCGLCVERCPRGARKLVPRENYNPRFLPIEHTHPLLAQVRKA
- a CDS encoding DUF211 domain-containing protein → MPSRVVRVVLDVLKPRELPLPRLAAGICEHSGASQVTADIVEVDLKTETVKLTVEGEALDLDLLYRTLEEYGCAVRSTDSITVKYLPEDH